The Mixophyes fleayi isolate aMixFle1 chromosome 1, aMixFle1.hap1, whole genome shotgun sequence genome includes a region encoding these proteins:
- the PSMB5 gene encoding proteasome subunit beta type-5 has product MALASVVKSEGPLWSRYRENPTHCSLETEGLSFQVIPGAGHGAAEPGIEFLHGTTTLAFKFRHGVIVAVDSRATAGSYIASQTVKKVIEINPYLLGTMAGGAADCSFWERLLARQCRIYELRNKERISVAAASKLLANMVYQYKGMGLSMGTMICGWDKRGPGLYYVDSEGNRVSGSVFSVGSGSMYAYGTLDRGYSYDLEPEEAQELARRSIYQATYRDAYSGGVVNLYHVREDGWERVSQDDVADLHQKYKGLTD; this is encoded by the exons ATGGCGCTTGCTAGTGTTGTGAAGTCGGAGGGTCCCCTGTGGAGTCGGTACCGGGAAAATCCGACACATTGTAGCCTTGAAACCGAGGGCTTGAGCTTCCAAGTCATCCCTGGAGCCGGACATGGAGCCGCAGAGCCCGGGATCGAGTTTCTGCACGGGACCACCACGCTGGCCTTCAAG TTCCGTCATGGAGTAATTGTGGCTGTTGATTCCCGTGCCACGGCTGGCTCGTACATCGCTTCACAGACTGTGAAGAAAGTTATTGAGATCAACCCTTACCTGTTGGGCACAATGGCAGGCGGTGCTGCCGATTGTAGTTTCTGGGAGAGACTCCTTGCTCGGCAGTGTCGCATCTATGAACTCAGGAACAAGGAGCGCATATCTGTGGCAGCTGCTTCCAAACTCTTAGCTAATATGGTATATCAATATAAGGGCATGGGGCTGTCTATGGGAACCATGATCTGTGGATGGGACAAGAGGGGACCAG GTCTGTACTATGTGGACAGTGAAGGGAACCGTGTGTCTGGTTCAGTATTCTCAGTGGGTTCTGGTTCTATGTATGCTTACGGAACCTTGGATAGAGGATACAGTTATGACCTGGAACCAGAGGAAGCCCAAGAACTGGCACGCCGCTCCATTTACCAGGCCACATACCGTGATGCTTACTCCGGTGGAGTGGTGAATCTATACCATGTGCGGGAAGATGGATGGGAGCGTGTGTCACAAGATGACGTAGCAGATTTGCATCAAAAATATAAGGGACTGACTGACTGA